CCGGATTGAACGGCGCCGTGCCCCACGTCAGGTCCGTCGGATTGTCCAGCGAGCCAAAGGCGATCTGCACGGGCGCCCCATAGGCGCTGAAACCGCTCGTGCCGCCGGTAATCTGCATCTGCCCTGCGTCTGCGCCCCCGTCGCGGGCGAGGTCGGCGCCGGTCTCGAACACGCCGCCGTTGATCGTCAGCAAGCTGGCGGTGGGCAGGCCCACGCCGTCGTTGGCGCGGAGCACGCCGCCCGTCACGTTCGTCACGCCGGTATAGGTGTTGCTGCCCGACAGCGAGAGCGTTCCCGCGCCGCTCTTGGAAAGGCCGATGGATCCGTTGGCCAGCAGGTTGGCCGAGACGATGGCTGTACCGGCGGCATTGGTGGCCGTATACGAAGTGCCCGTCAGGCTGCCGTTGTAGATTGTGTCGCCGCTGGCGGGGGCGCCCGTAATGGTCAAGGCGCCAACCGTGCGGCTGAACGTTCCCAGATCCAGCGCACCGCCGCTCATGGTCAGACCGTTGGTGCTCGAGCCATTGCCCAGCGTCCCCGACCCGGCCAGCACCAACGTGCCGGCGCTGATGGTGGTCAGGCCGCTATAGGTGTTGGCCCCGGACAGCGTCAGCGTGCCCGCGGCGGATTTATTCAAAGCGACGTTGCCGGCCAGAATCACGCTCGCACTGGTCGCTGCGGCATTATTCATCGTGAAGACGCCCGTGCTGGTCAGCGTGCCTGTTCCAGTAACGGCTCCTGCCGTCAGCGTCACGGTGCCGACACTGTCGCTGTAGTCGTCCATGGCCAGGACGGCCGTGGCGCCGTTGATCGTCACGGCGCCGGCGCCGAGGGCATTGTCGACCCCGTAGGCCAGTGTGCCGGCGCTGATGGTGGTCAGGCCGCCGTAGGTATTGGCGTTGTTGAACGTCAACACGCCCGCACCCGACTTGGTCAGTGTGCCCGTTCCAGCCAATACGACGCCGACGCTGGCGGCGGCGGCATTATTCATCGTGAAATTGCCGGTGCTCGTGAGGGTGCCCGTGCCGGTGATGTCGCCGGCCGTCAGCGTGACTGCCCCGACCGTGTCGCTGTAGCCGCCCATAGCCAGGACCGCCCCGGCGCCGTTGATGGTCACCGCGCCGGTGTAGATGGCATTGTCGGACCCGTAAGCCAGCGTGCCCGCGCTGACGGTGGTCAGGCCGGTATACGTGTTGGCGCCCGACAGGGTCCATGTGCCCGCGCCGTCTTTGGTCAATGTGCCGGTGCCCGTGGCGATGATCCCGCCGATGGTCCCGTCGCCCGCGCCGCCCAGCGTCAGGGCCAGGTTCGTGGCGGTGATGGCCGTCGCGGCCGTGTTGAACGTCAACGACCCGGCGTCGGAGTTGATCCGCGCAGCCGAGCCCAGCGTGACCGTCCCCTGCCAGACATTGTCGCCGCTGATGTTGCGCAGCGCCCCGGTGGTGCTGACGCCCGTGCCGTTAAGCGTCAGGGCTTCGGCGCCGACCGTGATGCCGCCCTAGATCTGCAACGCCGCGTTGGCGCTGACCGTCGTTCCAGCGGCCGTCGTGCCCAGAGCCGTATCGCTCTGGATGTTCAGCACGCCGGCGGTCACCGTCGTGGCGCCTGCATACGTGTTGTCGCCGGAGAGCGTCAAGGTCCCCGCCCCGGTCTTGGCCAGGCCGCCGGCGCCGTTGGCCAGCAGGTTCGCCGAGAGAGTCACGTTGCCGGTGGTGTTACTGACGGCGTAGGAGCTGCCGGCCAGGCTGCCGTTATAGATCGTGTCGCCGCCGGCGGCAGCCGGGGCGGTAATGCTCACCGCGCCGACAGTCTCGCTCAGCGTTCCCAGATCGAGCGAGCCGCCGCTGAGGGTGAGGTTGGCCGTCCCGCCGCCCAGGGTTCCCGAACCGCTCATCACCACTGAACCGGCGCTGATAATCGTCGGGCCGGTGTAGGTGTTGGCGCCGGCGAGGGTCAGCGTTCCCGCGCCGGTCTTGGTCAGTCCCGCAGCGCCGTTGGCCAACAGCCTCGCCGACACGATTGCGTTGCCGTCGGCGTTGCTGGCCGAGTAGGAGGTGCCTGTCAGGCTGCCGTTGAAGATCGTATCGCCGCCGTCGGCCGCCGCCGCGACGATGCTCACCGCACCGGCCGAGCGGCTCAGCGTTGCCAGATCCAGCGAGCCGCCCGTCAGAGTCACGTCGCCCAGCGGGCCCGAATCGCCCGTCACCAGCGATCCGCTGATGATGCTCAGGCCGCCGTAGGTGTTGACCCCGCTGAGGGTCCACGTGCCGCTGCCATCCTTGGTCAGCCAGCCCGTGCCGATGTCCACCGCCCCGGTGACCAGCCCGTCGCCCGAGCCGCCCAGGGTCAGGTTCAAGTTGGCTGCGGTGATCGCATTGGCGTTGCTGAGGGTCAGAGTATCGGCGTCGGAATTGATCCGTGTCGCGCCGGTCAGCGTGATAGCCCCCTGCCATTCGTTGTTGCCGCTGATGTTGTGCAGCGCGCCGCCGGAGCCGATGCCCGTGCCCGCCAGCGAAAGCGCCTCGTTGCCCACAGTGATGCCGCCCTGAATCTCCAGCGCCGCACCGGAACTGACTGTTACTCCCCCAGCCGGGCCGCCCAGCGCCGCGGCGCTTTGGATGTTGATCACGCCGCCAGAGATGTTCGTCGCGCCGGTGTAGGTGTTGACGCCGGTAAGAAACAGCGTGCCGCTGCCAAGCTTGGTCACGCCGATGGCCCCGCCGCCGGTGCCCGTGCTGTCGGCGATATCGTCCGCCACCGTGAAGCTGCCCCCAGCGTTAGTCGTGTCAAACCCGATGCTCGAACCGGCCTGCAAACCGTTGTTGTTCACGGCGCCGCCCAGACCGCCCAGATTGGTCAGCAGCGTAGTCACGTCGGCGGCCGTGAACTCGCCCGCACCGCCAACCCTCAACGCCAGCGTCCCGCCGCTGCCGACCAGGATGTGGTCTGCCGTCCAATCCGCCGTGTTGCCGCCATAGAGAGATGCTGTTGTGGCAAAGTTCAGCGTACCGGCGCTGATAGTCGTCGCGCCGGCATAGCTGTTGACGCCGGTGAAGGTCTCGGTGCCGCCGCCGATCTTGGTCAGCCCGCCGGCGCCGGAAATCGTCCCGGCGTAGCTGCCGCTCTTGTCTGCCCCGCCCAAAGTTAACGTGCCGGTTCCCAGCGTGACGTTGCCGCCCGTAGTGCCGCCGCCGGCAAGGGAACCGATCTGCGTGTCGTACCCGTTGAGGTCCAGCACTACCCCTGCCGTATTGGCCAGCGTCACCGCCGAGTTGAGCCCGAAGGCGCCGCTGACATCGGCCACCGACGCCGCGCCGGCCGAGAAATTACCACAATTGTGCATTTTGTCAAGAAACAAATGAATAAACGCTGGAACGGTATGCCGAAATCCTGGCATGGAGACCACAGAGTCAGATCCACGGTATAGAGGCTTAAAACGGGACATTTATCCGGCTTATCCGGGGACGCACCGCAGGTACCGCAGTTGCAGTGGGCGTGACTGCCGGTTATGCTGGCTCAGGCTCTATACTGATCTTTGTGGTACTTGGCAATATTAATTCATTGTACTTCCTTAAATTCGCTGTGAAAAGTACAACAAAGTGCAAGGAAGTGCAATTGTGGGGTAGATCGCACCACTATCCTGATCGGGATAGGGCGGGGCCCTCCGCGCCAGGGTTTACTCCGCCCTTCACAGGACCATGACTTACCAGCCGGTCAGTCAACCGCGGCTGGCGACAGGACCGGCGGCGTGGTTCTGCCGTTCACCAGGACGTACAGGACCGGAAGGATGAGCAGCGTCATCGCCAGAGACGTGATCAGTCCGCCGAAGATCACCGCTACCAGCGGGCGCTGGATCTCGCTGCCCGAGCCGGTGGCCAGGAGCATGGGGACCAGGCCAAGCATCGTCGTCAGGGTGGTCATCATGACCGGCCTCACGCGGCGGCGGCAGGCGGCCACGACGGCTTGCCTGACATCCATTCCCTCCGCGCGGAGCTGGTCGATGAAACTCACCAGGATCAACGCCCCTGTGACATCAGCGCCGAAAAGGGCAATGAATCCCACCGCCGCCGAGACGCTCAGGTTGATGTCCAACAGGTAGATGGTGACGACGCCGCCCACCATGGCGGAGGCCAGATTGCTCATGACCAGCAGGGCGCTGCTGACGGACTGAAGCGACATGAACAGCAGCACGAAGACCAGCGCGATGACGATCGGCACGACAATCGTCAGCCGCGCCATGGCTCGCTGCTGGTTCTCGAACTGCCCGCCCCAGGCGATGCGATATCCCGCCGGCAAAGCGCTTTCGACGGGCGCGAGTTTTTCGCGCGCCTGGGCGACGAACGAGCCGATGTCGCGCCCGCGAACGTTCACCTCGACGACGAGGCGCCGCACCGAATCTTCGCGGCTGATCTGAGCGGGAACTTCCACTTCCCTGACATCGGCCAATTCAGACAGGGGCACCTTGTGCCCCGCCTGGGAGTGGACCATCAGCGAGCGGATGCGGTCGCCCGTGTCGCGGCTGTCCGGGGGGAATCGCACCAGCACGTCGAAGCGCTTCTGCCCTTCGAAGACCGTCGTGGCCACCTTGCCGCCGATAGCCGTCTCGACCAGCGAATTGATGTCCTCGACGTTGACGCCATGGCGGGCCATCGCCAGGCGCTTGTGCTGCACCTCCAGTTGCGTGAACCCCGACACCTGCTCGATCTTCACGTCGTGGGCGCCTTCGATGGCCGACAGCAGCGGGGCTATCTTCTCGCCCGTTTTGCGCAGCACGTCCATGTCGTCGCCGATGATCTTGATCGCCACGTCGGACTTGATGCCGCTGAGCAGCTCATTCACGCGCAGTGCGATCGGCTGCGAGAACGCCGGACGGATGCCCGGTATCGCCGCCAACTCCGCGCTGACGGCCTGGACCAGCTTCTCCTTCGTCATGCCCTTGGACCAGTCCTGGCGGCGCTTGAGCATGATCAGCAGGTCGCTCTGCTCGGGGCCCATCGGGTCTTCGGAAATCTCCGCACGGCCGGTCTTGGAGACCACCGACGTGATCTCCGGAATCTTCGCCAGCAGCCGCTTCTCGATCTCGGTACACTGGGCGGCCGAGCCTTCGGCGCTGGCGGTGGGCAGGCGGACGACGTTGATGGCCAGCGCCCCCTCCTCCAGGGCGGGCAGAAACTCCGTCCCCAGGCTGGGAATCAGCGCAAGGGAGGACGCCACGATCACCGCCGCCGCGGCCACCGAGATCCATTTGCCCTTCATCGACAGCCTCAGCAGCGGCAGGTAGAGGCGTTCGATCGTCCGCACCAGCAGGTTGCCTCGCGGGGTCTCGGGCTTGCGTTTGACGAACATCGCCCCCAGGACGGGGATGATCGTCACCGTGACGACCAGCGACCCGACCAGCGCGAAGATCATCGTCAGCGCCAGGGGCTTGAACATCTTGCCCTCGGTCGACTCGAGCGAGA
This genomic interval from Planctomycetaceae bacterium contains the following:
- a CDS encoding autotransporter-associated beta strand repeat-containing protein, producing MFLDKMHNCGNFSAGAASVADVSGAFGLNSAVTLANTAGVVLDLNGYDTQIGSLAGGGTTGGNVTLGTGTLTLGGADKSGSYAGTISGAGGLTKIGGGTETFTGVNSYAGATTISAGTLNFATTASLYGGNTADWTADHILVGSGGTLALRVGGAGEFTAADVTTLLTNLGGLGGAVNNNGLQAGSSIGFDTTNAGGSFTVADDIADSTGTGGGAIGVTKLGSGTLFLTGVNTYTGATNISGGVINIQSAAALGGPAGGVTVSSGAALEIQGGITVGNEALSLAGTGIGSGGALHNISGNNEWQGAITLTGATRINSDADTLTLSNANAITAANLNLTLGGSGDGLVTGAVDIGTGWLTKDGSGTWTLSGVNTYGGLSIISGSLVTGDSGPLGDVTLTGGSLDLATLSRSAGAVSIVAAAADGGDTIFNGSLTGTSYSASNADGNAIVSARLLANGAAGLTKTGAGTLTLAGANTYTGPTIISAGSVVMSGSGTLGGGTANLTLSGGSLDLGTLSETVGAVSITAPAAAGGDTIYNGSLAGSSYAVSNTTGNVTLSANLLANGAGGLAKTGAGTLTLSGDNTYAGATTVTAGVLNIQSDTALGTTAAGTTVSANAALQI
- a CDS encoding CusA/CzcA family heavy metal efflux RND transporter, coding for MFDTILRFALKQKMLMILAAAVLLGAGGYAWKKLPIDAFPDVTNVQVMILAESPGLAPGEVERLITAPIELEMGGLPMVKQVRSASKAGLSQVIIVFDDDADTYFTRQVVFERLAAAREKLPKGVEPEMGPISTGLGEIYQYSLESGYYCPRHRGEFSRTAQKCPQCSAAMLPSDQDLTALRTLQDWLITPQLRRLEGVNEVNSFGGFVKQFHVVPKEDLLLKYKITPVEVLESLEKNNANASGGFLVQDWEQMNVVSQGLIRDTADIEGIVLKTDDGSPVFLRDVAQVKIGHQQRNGVVTKDGRGEAVLGMAIMLKGANSKEVVQRVKAAVPEIQKSLPPGVKIVPFYDRTDLIDACIETVSKAIGEGMILIVLILFLILWDVRAALIVAALLPMTAAAAFLLMGWQGVTANLMSLGGLCVAIGMVVDGAIVITENILRHMREKALTGLSRAQIACEAAGEVIRPVAFSFLLVIIVCVPLFSLESTEGKMFKPLALTMIFALVGSLVVTVTIIPVLGAMFVKRKPETPRGNLLVRTIERLYLPLLRLSMKGKWISVAAAAVIVASSLALIPSLGTEFLPALEEGALAINVVRLPTASAEGSAAQCTEIEKRLLAKIPEITSVVSKTGRAEISEDPMGPEQSDLLIMLKRRQDWSKGMTKEKLVQAVSAELAAIPGIRPAFSQPIALRVNELLSGIKSDVAIKIIGDDMDVLRKTGEKIAPLLSAIEGAHDVKIEQVSGFTQLEVQHKRLAMARHGVNVEDINSLVETAIGGKVATTVFEGQKRFDVLVRFPPDSRDTGDRIRSLMVHSQAGHKVPLSELADVREVEVPAQISREDSVRRLVVEVNVRGRDIGSFVAQAREKLAPVESALPAGYRIAWGGQFENQQRAMARLTIVVPIVIALVFVLLFMSLQSVSSALLVMSNLASAMVGGVVTIYLLDINLSVSAAVGFIALFGADVTGALILVSFIDQLRAEGMDVRQAVVAACRRRVRPVMMTTLTTMLGLVPMLLATGSGSEIQRPLVAVIFGGLITSLAMTLLILPVLYVLVNGRTTPPVLSPAAVD